The Puntigrus tetrazona isolate hp1 chromosome 4, ASM1883169v1, whole genome shotgun sequence genome includes a window with the following:
- the LOC122343107 gene encoding NACHT, LRR and PYD domains-containing protein 3-like has product MQELQFFFDEPKENVTLEELLQKAIEKAMESHRGHLDLFLRFLMGISLESSQNLLKGLITHPEDTTESIKEVTKCIKQKQNTYFISDEALVNLFYCLLELKDNSLYEEIQSYLSSNEHPGRDLSSSMCTVLTSVLLMSEKVLDEFNPKRFTSEQSDYKRLIPAVRCCRKALFDGCGFDETCCETLSSALQSSNHLTELNLRTNHLQDSGVKLLSDGLKSSHCRLNILRFDNHTRLKLNMFKHVNK; this is encoded by the exons ATGCAGGagcttcagtttttctttgatgagccaaaagaaaatgtcacattGGAGGAGTTACTGCAGAAAGCCATTGAAAAAGCCATGGAGAGTCACAGAGGACATCTGGATTTGTTCCTGCGGTTTCTGATGGGAATTTCACTGGAATCCAGTCAAAATCTGCTCAAAGGCCTGATCACACACCCTGAAGACACCACAGAGAGCATCAAAGAAgtaactaaatgtattaaacaaaaacaaaacacatactTTATCTCAGATGAAGCTCtagtcaacttattctactgcTTACTTGAACTCAAGGATAATTCATTATATGAGGAAATACAGAGTTACctcagttcaaatgaacatccaGGAAGAGATCTCTCATCTTCAATGTGCACAGTGTTGACCTCAGTACTGCTGATGTCAGAGAAGGTTCTAGATGAGTTCAACCCAAAGAGGTTCACATCAGAACAATCAGACTACAAGAGACTCATTCCAGCtgtgagatgctgcagaaaagctct atttgacggctgtggttttgatgaaacatgctgtgaaaCTCTGTCCTCTGCTCTACAATCATCAAACCATCTGACAGAGCTGAACCTGAGGACCAAtcatctgcaggattcaggagtgaagctgctttctgatggactgaagagttcaCACTGTCGTTTAAACATACTGAGGTTTGACAATCACACACGTTTGAAACTTAATATGTTCAAACATGTTAATAAATAG